One window of Phycisphaeraceae bacterium genomic DNA carries:
- a CDS encoding recombinase family protein has translation MTLIANSEPDRPRVRAAQYVRMSTEHQQYSTENQRDAIADYAKSRGYEIVKTYADDGKSGLRIEGRESLRQMLDDVQNGRAEYKAILVYDVSRWGRFQDSDESAYYEYACKRMGIHVEYCMEQFANDGSPVSTIIKGVKRAMAGEYSRELSNKVFKGQCRLIQLGYRQGGPAGYGLRRMLLDVTGASKGLLKRGEQKSLQTDRVKLVPGPEDEIDVVRSIYEQFVKHNKTERMIADALNTAGIASGCERLWTRSMVHQILANEKYIGNNVYNRMSFKLKKKRVANPPDMWVRCDGAFQGIIDAELFFMARGIIQERNRHFTNDEMLARLRTLLAVHPELTGALIDETDGMPSSSVYRSRFGSLINAYRLAGYVPERNFEYLEINRHLNQTHPRLLGDMIQDLQTMGATVQKDETSDVFVINGLYSASLYLARCRTTPNGSFRWRFRVPQEQVTDIHIVARMDSDNEQPTDYYLLPAMDLEMPELRLAEFNGASIDTFRFESLEFFFGMAKIIQIEGAA, from the coding sequence ATGACACTGATTGCGAACAGCGAGCCCGACCGGCCAAGAGTGAGGGCAGCGCAATACGTCCGGATGTCGACGGAGCACCAGCAATACTCCACCGAAAACCAGCGCGATGCGATCGCCGACTACGCCAAGTCGCGCGGGTACGAGATCGTGAAAACCTATGCAGATGATGGGAAGAGCGGGCTTCGCATCGAGGGGCGCGAGTCGCTTCGTCAGATGCTTGACGATGTCCAGAATGGTCGGGCTGAGTACAAAGCGATACTCGTCTACGACGTCAGCCGTTGGGGCCGATTCCAAGACTCCGACGAAAGCGCGTACTACGAGTACGCCTGTAAACGAATGGGCATCCATGTCGAGTATTGCATGGAGCAATTCGCAAACGACGGCAGCCCCGTGTCAACCATCATCAAGGGGGTCAAGCGTGCGATGGCGGGTGAGTACAGCAGGGAGCTCTCGAACAAGGTCTTCAAAGGCCAGTGCAGGCTCATCCAGCTCGGCTATCGGCAGGGTGGGCCGGCCGGATATGGACTTCGTCGGATGTTGCTTGATGTGACGGGCGCGTCCAAGGGATTGCTCAAGCGCGGAGAGCAGAAAAGTCTTCAGACCGACCGAGTCAAATTGGTGCCCGGACCCGAGGACGAAATCGACGTTGTCCGTTCGATCTACGAGCAGTTCGTGAAGCACAACAAGACCGAACGGATGATCGCGGACGCTCTCAACACTGCCGGCATCGCGTCGGGGTGCGAGCGCCTATGGACCCGGAGCATGGTTCACCAGATTCTGGCCAACGAAAAGTACATCGGAAACAACGTCTACAACCGCATGTCCTTCAAGCTCAAGAAAAAGAGGGTTGCAAATCCGCCGGATATGTGGGTACGTTGCGATGGCGCGTTCCAAGGCATCATCGATGCCGAGTTGTTTTTCATGGCGCGCGGCATCATCCAGGAGCGCAATCGACATTTCACAAACGATGAGATGCTTGCTCGCTTGAGGACGTTGCTCGCCGTCCACCCCGAACTCACCGGCGCCTTGATTGATGAAACCGACGGAATGCCGTCAAGTTCTGTCTACCGCAGCCGCTTTGGAAGTCTCATCAACGCCTACCGCTTGGCTGGCTATGTCCCGGAGCGGAACTTTGAATACCTCGAGATCAATCGGCATCTCAACCAAACACATCCGCGGCTCCTCGGGGACATGATTCAGGACCTGCAGACGATGGGCGCGACGGTGCAGAAAGATGAGACGTCGGACGTTTTCGTCATCAACGGACTTTACAGCGCGTCGCTCTATCTTGCGCGCTGTAGGACCACCCCCAACGGATCGTTCCGGTGGCGATTTCGCGTTCCGCAAGAACAAGTTACAGACATCCACATCGTGGCTCGAATGGACTCGGACAACGAACAGCCCACCGACTACTACTTGCTCCCCGCCATGGACTTGGAGATGCCCGAGCTTCGGCTTGCGGAATTCAACGGTGCATCGATCGACACGTTTCGGTTTGAATCCCTCGAATTCTTCTTTGGGATGGCCAAGATCATTCAGATCGAGGGTGCCGCGTGA
- a CDS encoding ParB/RepB/Spo0J family partition protein yields the protein MIDHRDINVVRIPIDQITIMNPRERGKVKFRQIVTNISSLGLKKPITVVQRGSRDGKSLYELVCGQGRLEACRQLGDTTVPALVIDASREDLLLMSLAENLARRRQTSVEMLREIGNLKERGYSIAEIAQKTDLNQSYVKGILRLLKQGETRLIEAVEGGQIPINIAVTIATSEDQEVQRALAEAYESKSLRGKQLLKARRLIEVRRVVGKSMRYAGRKNPKKLLNSDTLMQAYKRESAKQRLLVHKAKVCETRLLFVASALKQLFADREFVAILQSAKLVTLPQFLADQIGRNGG from the coding sequence GTGATCGACCATCGAGACATAAACGTCGTACGTATCCCGATTGATCAGATCACGATCATGAATCCTCGCGAGCGGGGAAAGGTGAAGTTCAGGCAGATCGTGACCAACATTTCGAGCCTTGGTCTCAAGAAGCCGATCACTGTGGTCCAACGGGGATCACGCGATGGCAAGTCTCTTTATGAGTTAGTTTGCGGTCAGGGGCGGCTTGAGGCATGCCGGCAACTCGGCGATACCACGGTGCCGGCGCTCGTAATCGATGCATCTCGGGAGGACTTGTTACTCATGAGTCTTGCCGAGAATCTCGCCCGTCGACGTCAGACCTCGGTCGAGATGCTCCGGGAAATTGGGAATCTGAAGGAACGCGGGTACAGCATCGCCGAGATTGCCCAAAAGACTGACCTGAATCAGTCGTATGTGAAGGGAATCCTCCGTCTGTTGAAGCAGGGCGAGACTCGGCTGATCGAAGCAGTGGAGGGCGGCCAGATCCCCATCAACATTGCCGTCACGATCGCGACATCGGAAGATCAGGAGGTCCAACGAGCGCTCGCGGAGGCTTATGAATCAAAGAGTCTCCGGGGGAAGCAACTGCTGAAAGCACGCCGGCTAATCGAGGTGCGGCGTGTTGTCGGCAAGTCGATGAGGTACGCAGGCCGAAAGAATCCCAAGAAACTGCTGAATAGCGACACGCTCATGCAGGCGTACAAGCGGGAGAGTGCCAAGCAGCGGTTGCTCGTGCACAAGGCAAAAGTCTGCGAAACCCGCCTCCTCTTCGTTGCAAGCGCTCTCAAACAACTCTTCGCAGACCGGGAATTTGTGGCGATTCTCCAGTCGGCGAAGTTAGTGACATTGCCGCAGTTCCTCGCGGATCAGATCGGTCGGAACGGAGGTTGA
- a CDS encoding ParB N-terminal domain-containing protein produces the protein MPEAVQMAFDPNGVMVPIGQILPVRTVRPEMRKGQQYLRLFASIREIGLIEPLIVYPQEASSADERRFTLLDGHFRLDVLKELGRTDAFCLIAKDDEAFTYNHKVNRMAPIQEHFMIMRALENGVSEERIASTLSVDAKAIRNKRDLLTGICPEAVVLLKDKNVTAKGLREIKRASPMRQIEMAELMIAANNFSTDYAMCLIAATPEKDLVGAEKTKVLPGMKPEDLSRMEREMELLGKDFLLIEESHGKNTLNLVLAVAYLRKLLDNAGVVKYLSQRCPDILGEFQKLVDATDLRGAY, from the coding sequence ATGCCAGAGGCTGTCCAGATGGCGTTTGATCCGAACGGCGTGATGGTCCCGATCGGACAGATTCTTCCCGTTCGTACGGTGCGTCCTGAGATGCGGAAGGGACAGCAGTATCTCAGACTCTTCGCGTCGATCCGGGAGATTGGATTGATCGAGCCGTTAATCGTTTACCCGCAGGAGGCATCCAGCGCCGACGAGCGCCGATTTACGCTTCTGGACGGGCATTTCCGCTTGGATGTCCTAAAAGAACTCGGGCGCACGGATGCCTTCTGTTTGATCGCCAAGGACGACGAAGCGTTCACCTACAACCACAAAGTGAACCGCATGGCCCCGATCCAGGAGCACTTCATGATCATGCGTGCGCTGGAGAACGGAGTTTCGGAGGAACGTATCGCCTCCACTCTTAGCGTTGATGCAAAGGCGATCCGAAACAAGCGGGACTTGCTCACCGGGATTTGCCCCGAAGCAGTGGTGCTTCTCAAGGACAAGAATGTCACCGCAAAGGGGTTGCGGGAGATAAAACGTGCGTCTCCGATGCGCCAGATCGAGATGGCGGAATTGATGATCGCTGCGAACAACTTCTCGACCGACTACGCCATGTGTTTGATCGCGGCGACGCCAGAGAAGGACCTTGTCGGCGCCGAAAAAACCAAGGTACTGCCCGGCATGAAGCCCGAGGATCTCTCGCGGATGGAACGGGAAATGGAACTGTTAGGAAAGGACTTCCTCTTGATCGAGGAGTCGCACGGGAAGAACACACTCAACCTCGTGCTGGCGGTCGCATACCTGCGAAAACTGCTCGACAACGCGGGCGTCGTGAAATACCTGTCTCAGCGATGCCCGGACATCCTGGGGGAGTTTCAAAAGCTCGTAGACGCGACAGATCTCCGCGGCGCCTATTAA
- a CDS encoding putative DNA binding domain-containing protein → MAQSHSKRPSPREVFNDPAKHITFLCAPTDDQFEGQHFDRKEAGRPGQSRGDVKKELEGTKELVRKTLSAFSNVNQEGGVLVLGIAIDGQIVGLDHLDEDAHNSLSNPSQLLKNHHIEVKLHQLPDRDGVARDVLIYYAGYVDNAICETAGRDARFWLRQGKQSILGDDSARDRIKATKRIVDFERRFCDPFVESAVDAGVLKEYRSECLKQGSFSGNDSELLANLGAVGQDDKGKFFTNAGMLFFGANPERVLPARNIRLIRFDAAMADHERRGLPTFDRTFAGSTTQQLRSLRSFFRESGFFRTFQVRRPEGGFRDVPEFPQIAVDEAIVNAVAHRDYAIAEPIICETYRDAFVVRNPGRLKQRGKDLPESFSLGDTRLESVRNNPMLLTWLQTVRDPEGAAYVQVLSEGTLRMRDEMARASLPPPEYRLGHADTEVRLFNDIARREVEYRHEQVPVADEYANLFALQIVSEGGAPSDASPIRERRDELFSTLRDSLRGHEWHVDRMAHGRIVAHRRGADYADVPEVVRSHVRFFPAFSFRFRDYGDQLYLCLDYELQIKNVLSVQPLLQYFSADELGGLRATVKWNGWHSARIKSIDAGLVTVTMDEFENVEKSLGTADVIPNLPMRHIDRLLRRVAPRFDLHKVKKTLSLANQPDASRVRAERTQAAASALAETVFPLQFGANRLQLVTEPKGLARRGSTDTSLAVFRLTEPKVLFHGDQQTPDIRDGITRFGSYAHEPTQLELVPICTQDSRDRMAALIERLKVGKYKYKGSERTFGARFGYHTVVTTASIQEMVAECGRLLEEHPTWAGDSKRQRLFLIEAPEAGFSTDDEGSPYYAMKRRLLEAGIPCQMVDTPTLINPDWKDLNLALNIAAKCGVTPWVLPDAIPDADFFIGLSYTQSERGPGERLMGYANVFNSYGKWEFYSANTEAFGFDQREQHMARLVAATMKRLSLSDSPHIHFHYTKKFSRSERFALLRAARSVRPNGTYSFVWINLDHGLRFYDRRPETDGSIARGSYVVGAPNQIYVSTTGFNPYRKSLGTPLVLEVNVRTEPPEGKPFSRPDLRALAVQILSLTKLNWGSTDSLCAEPITTKYAGAIAYLTAAFLRQGGQFRLHPVLEQTPWFI, encoded by the coding sequence ATGGCCCAGTCTCATTCCAAGCGCCCCTCACCGCGGGAGGTATTCAACGATCCCGCCAAGCACATTACGTTTCTTTGTGCGCCCACGGACGATCAGTTCGAGGGCCAGCATTTCGACCGAAAGGAGGCTGGTCGCCCGGGGCAGAGTCGAGGCGACGTCAAGAAGGAGTTGGAGGGCACGAAGGAGCTGGTGCGTAAAACGCTGTCCGCGTTCAGCAACGTGAACCAAGAGGGTGGAGTTCTGGTGCTTGGAATCGCGATCGATGGGCAGATTGTCGGGCTTGACCATCTCGATGAGGACGCTCACAACAGCCTATCCAACCCCTCTCAGTTATTGAAGAACCATCACATTGAAGTGAAGCTCCACCAACTTCCTGATCGTGACGGTGTTGCTCGCGATGTCCTGATTTACTACGCGGGGTATGTCGACAACGCCATTTGCGAAACCGCTGGCCGCGATGCGCGGTTCTGGCTCCGCCAGGGAAAGCAGTCGATTCTGGGAGACGATTCGGCCCGCGATCGAATCAAAGCGACGAAGCGCATTGTCGACTTTGAGCGCCGGTTCTGCGACCCATTCGTCGAGTCTGCCGTCGACGCGGGCGTTCTGAAGGAGTACCGATCGGAATGCCTCAAGCAAGGGTCGTTTTCCGGAAACGACAGTGAATTGCTGGCGAACCTTGGTGCCGTCGGCCAGGATGACAAGGGCAAGTTCTTCACGAACGCTGGGATGCTGTTCTTCGGTGCTAACCCAGAGCGAGTGCTGCCCGCACGAAATATCCGGCTGATCCGTTTTGATGCTGCGATGGCCGACCACGAGCGCAGGGGCCTACCCACGTTCGATCGCACCTTCGCTGGCAGCACGACGCAGCAATTGCGATCTCTGCGTTCCTTCTTTCGAGAGTCAGGGTTTTTCCGCACGTTTCAGGTTCGGCGCCCAGAGGGTGGGTTTCGAGATGTTCCCGAATTCCCCCAGATCGCCGTTGATGAGGCAATCGTGAACGCTGTCGCTCACCGTGACTACGCGATCGCAGAACCAATCATCTGCGAAACGTATCGGGATGCATTCGTTGTTCGAAATCCGGGGCGATTGAAGCAGCGAGGGAAGGACCTGCCTGAGTCGTTTAGCCTCGGCGACACGCGGTTGGAATCTGTACGAAACAATCCAATGCTCCTAACGTGGCTTCAGACCGTGCGGGACCCGGAGGGGGCTGCATATGTCCAGGTGCTCAGCGAGGGCACGCTCAGAATGCGAGACGAGATGGCTCGCGCGAGCCTCCCACCACCGGAGTACCGGTTGGGGCACGCCGACACTGAGGTGCGACTGTTCAATGACATCGCCCGCAGGGAAGTCGAATACCGGCACGAACAAGTCCCAGTGGCGGACGAGTACGCTAACCTATTCGCGCTACAGATAGTGTCTGAAGGCGGGGCGCCCTCAGATGCATCACCCATACGCGAACGTCGCGACGAATTGTTCAGCACGCTGCGAGATAGCCTTCGTGGCCACGAGTGGCATGTGGATCGAATGGCGCACGGGCGCATCGTGGCGCACAGGCGAGGTGCCGACTACGCCGATGTCCCAGAGGTCGTTCGGAGTCATGTCCGGTTCTTTCCGGCGTTCAGCTTTAGATTCCGAGACTACGGCGACCAGTTGTATCTTTGCCTGGACTACGAGCTCCAGATCAAGAATGTCCTATCGGTTCAGCCGTTACTGCAGTACTTCAGCGCAGACGAGCTCGGCGGCCTGCGTGCAACGGTCAAGTGGAACGGGTGGCACTCCGCACGAATCAAGAGCATCGATGCGGGTTTAGTTACGGTCACGATGGATGAGTTTGAGAACGTCGAGAAGAGCCTCGGGACAGCAGATGTGATTCCGAATCTCCCGATGCGCCACATCGATCGACTGCTCCGTCGGGTGGCTCCGAGGTTTGACCTGCACAAGGTGAAGAAAACGCTCAGTTTGGCCAATCAGCCCGATGCCTCTCGGGTTCGCGCCGAGCGCACTCAAGCGGCGGCGAGTGCGCTGGCTGAGACGGTGTTTCCGCTTCAGTTTGGAGCGAACCGACTTCAACTCGTCACCGAACCCAAGGGGCTCGCGCGGCGAGGTTCAACCGATACGTCGCTCGCAGTGTTTCGCTTGACTGAGCCGAAAGTGCTCTTTCACGGAGATCAGCAGACGCCCGACATCCGGGACGGCATCACGCGATTCGGCTCTTATGCGCACGAACCGACTCAACTGGAGCTGGTGCCCATCTGTACCCAGGACAGCCGCGACCGCATGGCTGCGCTCATCGAGCGTCTGAAGGTGGGCAAGTACAAGTACAAGGGTTCAGAGCGTACGTTTGGAGCCAGATTTGGTTACCACACCGTCGTCACCACGGCATCAATCCAGGAGATGGTTGCCGAATGTGGACGGCTGCTCGAGGAGCACCCAACCTGGGCGGGTGATTCCAAACGTCAGCGTCTCTTTCTCATCGAAGCCCCCGAGGCAGGATTCAGTACCGACGACGAGGGATCGCCCTACTACGCAATGAAGCGACGTCTCTTGGAGGCCGGTATCCCGTGCCAGATGGTTGACACACCGACCTTGATCAACCCGGACTGGAAAGATCTGAACCTGGCGCTCAACATCGCGGCAAAGTGCGGCGTGACGCCTTGGGTCCTTCCGGACGCAATTCCTGACGCCGACTTCTTCATCGGGCTTTCGTACACGCAGAGCGAACGTGGCCCTGGGGAAAGGCTCATGGGATACGCCAACGTGTTCAATTCTTACGGCAAATGGGAGTTCTACTCCGCAAACACGGAGGCTTTCGGATTTGACCAACGGGAGCAACACATGGCTCGCCTGGTGGCGGCCACGATGAAGCGGCTAAGCCTGTCGGATTCGCCGCACATCCATTTCCACTACACGAAGAAATTCTCGCGATCGGAGCGTTTTGCGCTCCTCCGCGCGGCCCGATCGGTTCGACCGAATGGCACGTACTCCTTCGTGTGGATCAACCTCGACCATGGCCTTCGCTTCTACGACCGAAGGCCGGAGACGGATGGCTCGATTGCGAGAGGCTCCTACGTGGTGGGCGCCCCGAATCAGATCTACGTCTCTACAACCGGCTTCAACCCCTACCGCAAATCCCTGGGTACACCCCTAGTCCTGGAGGTGAACGTGCGAACAGAGCCGCCGGAAGGAAAGCCGTTCTCGCGTCCCGACCTACGTGCTTTGGCTGTACAGATCCTCAGTCTCACAAAGTTAAACTGGGGTTCAACAGACTCGCTTTGTGCCGAACCGATCACGACAAAATATGCGGGCGCCATCGCCTATCTGACGGCAGCTTTCCTACGCCAAGGAGGCCAATTCCGGCTTCATCCGGTACTTGAGCAAACGCCGTGGTTCATCTGA
- a CDS encoding DEAD/DEAH box helicase — MTELVPHTFDEERVRSATFPLPSVDDLSDAAGAQLLWQAARLTLREGATPFRCLGRISIRPRIYQLVPLLMALRMAPVRLLIADDVGIGKTIEALLIAREMLERGEIKRICILCPPYLCEQWQKELAEKFNLDAVVIRSGTVGQLERRKVGQASIYKHYAIQVASIDFVKTERNRHLFLLDCPDFVIVDEAHGSAVADNGSESQHQRHALVQELAARSDQHLVLLTATPHSGVESAFRSLLSLLKPEFADFDTTSMNEAQRIELARHFVQRTRRDIESDWEGSHCFPKREPKDETYRLSPKYRDLFGKTYDFCCELVKSGGSLGERHQRVRYWGALALLRCVMSSPAAALAALESRHDNVAESDDEADFRPFVFESSEDRTDDEQPAPPVQATEATLAEAERRRLRDLARLAQSLHGSDGDTKLTECANLLVKLLKDGFNPIVWCRYIATAEYLAAGLSKRLERSVPGVRVVAVTGRMTDDERMTIIQEVESYPRHVLVATDCLSEGVNLQQGFNAVLHYDLPWNPNRLEQREGRVDRYGQPSRTVRSIRFFSSDNPVDGVVLDVLLNKATEIHRTLGTHVPVPEESETVTQAVLSALFLRGRAADADQPLLDFGNASPDVTSLHHRWERDAERERVNRTRFAQRALKPAEVRQELDRTDAVLGDPAAVREFVLAAAQRIGMNVMAEKRADVFRIPVSDAATASVPAAVRFALPPNRAGHWLVTFSSPNDSDTEYLGRNHRFVATLARYLMEEALTKAGKAVAARCGVIRTKAVSRLTTIALLRVRYLVNQPDRVPLLAEEVVVEGFTATTRGATWLEDGAALALLADAKPDANVAMNEKRTLIATALESWPPLNTQVQTRIDARASELERGHKRVRQAVSMKVRDLKVSPQLPPDLLGVLVMQPVV; from the coding sequence TTGACAGAACTGGTGCCCCACACCTTTGACGAGGAACGAGTTCGATCAGCAACCTTTCCGCTCCCTTCGGTCGACGATCTGTCCGACGCCGCCGGCGCTCAACTCCTGTGGCAGGCCGCGCGGCTAACCCTGCGCGAGGGCGCCACTCCATTCCGGTGCCTCGGTCGAATCTCCATTCGGCCACGCATTTACCAGCTTGTCCCCCTGTTGATGGCGCTGCGGATGGCCCCGGTGCGGCTGCTAATCGCCGACGACGTGGGTATCGGCAAAACCATCGAAGCCTTGCTGATTGCCCGAGAGATGCTGGAGCGTGGCGAGATCAAGAGGATCTGCATCCTCTGCCCACCGTACCTCTGCGAGCAGTGGCAAAAGGAGCTTGCTGAAAAGTTCAACCTCGACGCCGTGGTGATTCGCTCGGGCACAGTCGGACAACTGGAGCGCCGAAAGGTCGGACAAGCAAGCATCTACAAGCACTATGCCATACAGGTCGCCAGCATCGACTTTGTCAAGACAGAGCGCAACCGCCATCTCTTCCTACTGGACTGTCCCGACTTCGTCATCGTGGACGAAGCCCATGGCTCGGCGGTCGCTGACAATGGCAGCGAATCTCAGCACCAGCGGCATGCGCTCGTGCAAGAGCTCGCAGCGAGGTCTGACCAGCACCTCGTTCTGCTGACAGCCACCCCTCACAGCGGCGTGGAGAGCGCGTTTCGCTCACTGCTGTCTCTGTTGAAGCCGGAGTTCGCCGATTTCGACACCACTTCCATGAACGAAGCCCAGCGCATCGAGCTCGCGCGGCACTTTGTTCAGCGGACGCGACGAGACATCGAGAGCGACTGGGAGGGATCGCATTGCTTCCCAAAGCGGGAGCCGAAGGACGAGACATACAGGCTTTCACCGAAGTACCGGGACCTCTTCGGCAAGACGTACGACTTCTGCTGTGAACTCGTGAAATCTGGAGGTTCTTTGGGGGAACGCCATCAGCGCGTCCGGTATTGGGGCGCCCTCGCGCTCCTGCGGTGTGTGATGTCGAGCCCGGCGGCGGCGTTGGCGGCGCTCGAATCGCGGCACGACAACGTCGCGGAGTCAGACGATGAAGCTGACTTCCGGCCATTCGTGTTCGAATCGAGCGAAGACCGCACCGATGACGAACAGCCCGCACCACCGGTCCAAGCGACCGAGGCGACCCTGGCTGAAGCAGAACGGCGGCGGCTGCGCGACCTGGCGAGGCTTGCGCAATCGCTTCACGGGTCTGACGGCGACACAAAGCTCACCGAATGTGCCAACCTGCTAGTGAAGCTCCTCAAGGACGGGTTCAATCCGATCGTCTGGTGTCGGTACATCGCCACTGCTGAGTATTTGGCCGCGGGATTGAGCAAACGCCTGGAACGATCCGTGCCTGGGGTTCGTGTCGTCGCTGTCACCGGTCGTATGACCGACGACGAGCGAATGACCATCATCCAGGAAGTCGAGTCGTATCCGCGCCATGTACTCGTGGCCACCGATTGCTTGAGCGAGGGCGTCAACCTCCAGCAGGGCTTCAATGCCGTTCTCCACTACGACCTCCCTTGGAATCCAAACCGGCTCGAACAACGCGAGGGCCGGGTGGATCGATATGGCCAACCGTCGAGAACGGTGCGTTCCATTCGATTCTTCAGCTCGGACAATCCCGTGGACGGTGTCGTCCTCGATGTCTTGCTCAACAAGGCGACGGAGATCCATCGGACTCTGGGTACCCACGTTCCTGTGCCAGAAGAGAGCGAAACGGTCACCCAGGCAGTGCTCAGTGCGCTCTTCCTGCGCGGCCGTGCGGCCGACGCCGATCAGCCTCTGCTCGACTTCGGAAACGCAAGCCCGGATGTGACGAGCCTGCACCATCGGTGGGAGCGTGATGCGGAGCGCGAGCGAGTTAACCGAACGCGGTTCGCTCAGCGGGCGCTTAAGCCTGCGGAAGTGCGCCAAGAGCTCGATCGAACTGATGCCGTGCTCGGCGATCCGGCCGCCGTACGAGAGTTCGTCCTCGCAGCGGCGCAACGGATCGGGATGAACGTGATGGCCGAGAAGCGAGCCGACGTGTTCCGCATCCCGGTTAGCGATGCAGCAACCGCTAGCGTTCCTGCCGCCGTGCGCTTCGCGTTGCCACCTAACAGAGCTGGCCACTGGCTCGTCACGTTTAGCTCCCCGAATGACAGTGACACGGAGTACCTCGGGAGGAACCATCGATTTGTGGCGACGCTCGCACGGTACCTCATGGAGGAGGCCCTGACCAAGGCTGGCAAGGCGGTCGCCGCCCGGTGCGGAGTCATCCGCACGAAGGCCGTTTCCAGATTGACCACGATCGCGCTCCTCCGCGTTCGTTACCTGGTGAACCAACCGGACCGCGTGCCTTTGCTCGCTGAGGAGGTCGTCGTGGAGGGGTTCACTGCCACGACCAGGGGCGCGACCTGGCTCGAGGATGGCGCGGCACTGGCACTGCTTGCTGACGCGAAGCCCGATGCCAACGTGGCGATGAACGAGAAGCGGACACTCATAGCTACCGCCCTCGAATCCTGGCCGCCCCTCAACACACAGGTCCAGACACGAATCGATGCCCGGGCATCAGAGTTGGAGCGCGGCCACAAACGTGTACGTCAGGCGGTCTCGATGAAAGTCCGCGATCTCAAGGTCAGCCCGCAGCTCCCGCCGGATCTGCTCGGGGTTCTGGTGATGCAGCCGGTGGTGTAA
- a CDS encoding winged helix-turn-helix domain-containing protein: MSALDAAAEVLGRLAKRDAVTGMSVKILIERMEKAGLWKSAGGKTPDATLYSAIIREIKIRRSESRFRRVSPGKFTLAVDANKKGYSKKTESKR; this comes from the coding sequence ATGAGCGCCCTCGATGCCGCGGCCGAAGTTCTCGGTCGTCTTGCAAAGCGAGACGCAGTGACTGGCATGAGCGTAAAAATCCTGATCGAGCGAATGGAGAAGGCGGGCCTTTGGAAAAGCGCAGGCGGAAAAACTCCGGATGCGACGCTGTACTCCGCGATCATTCGCGAGATAAAGATCCGCCGTTCTGAGTCGCGTTTCCGCCGCGTTTCTCCTGGAAAATTCACACTGGCAGTTGACGCGAATAAGAAAGGATATTCGAAAAAGACGGAGTCGAAGCGGTGA
- a CDS encoding DUF2924 domain-containing protein: MKSAKTTKHAVDLAILPSMSFSELCKVWARHFSQSKPPSQRRLLVREIAWRLQEKQRGGFDPLTKRLLDAAMRSVQSRAQPEEQRGRERRLGTKSVIRRHESPIQLKQGTRLLRKWRGVTYEVVVLERGFRFREREFASLSQIAMAITGTHWSGPRFFGLRRRSRAA; this comes from the coding sequence GTGAAGTCTGCCAAGACAACAAAGCACGCAGTTGACCTGGCGATACTCCCCTCGATGTCATTTTCCGAGTTGTGCAAAGTTTGGGCTCGCCATTTCAGTCAGTCGAAGCCACCGTCTCAGAGAAGATTGCTGGTTCGAGAAATCGCGTGGCGGCTTCAGGAGAAGCAGCGGGGTGGATTCGATCCCTTAACCAAACGACTCTTGGATGCGGCCATGCGCAGCGTGCAGAGTCGAGCTCAACCGGAAGAACAGCGCGGCAGAGAAAGGCGACTGGGCACAAAGTCGGTCATCCGTCGGCATGAATCCCCTATCCAACTCAAGCAAGGCACACGGTTGCTTCGGAAGTGGCGCGGCGTCACTTATGAGGTCGTCGTGCTCGAACGCGGATTCCGGTTTCGTGAGCGAGAGTTTGCCAGCTTAAGTCAAATTGCTATGGCAATCACTGGCACGCACTGGTCTGGCCCTCGGTTCTTCGGATTGCGGCGAAGGAGTCGTGCCGCATAA